Proteins encoded by one window of Candidatus Acididesulfobacter guangdongensis:
- a CDS encoding indolepyruvate oxidoreductase subunit beta, with translation METNQSILICGIGGQGVVLSGKIISLSAFYENYDVKTSEVHGMSQRGGSVSTHLRYGNKIFTPLIPLHTADIILSFDLYETLRYIDYASEKTKIITASIGKYIRRSSANPVSLPSFKSIIDKITIDFNFKDLITVDIGKIAQELGNIKVANTILIGASSQFTYIQEQTWLNILKENVPANTIDINEKAFLLGRKISA, from the coding sequence ATGGAAACTAATCAAAGTATTTTGATTTGCGGAATAGGAGGGCAAGGCGTCGTCCTATCCGGTAAAATAATAAGTCTGAGCGCTTTTTATGAAAACTACGACGTTAAAACCTCGGAAGTGCACGGTATGTCTCAGAGAGGAGGCTCAGTATCAACGCATTTAAGATACGGCAATAAAATTTTTACTCCTTTAATACCTTTACACACTGCAGATATAATATTATCTTTTGATTTATATGAAACTCTTAGATATATAGATTATGCAAGTGAAAAAACAAAAATAATAACTGCTTCAATCGGAAAATATATCAGAAGGTCTTCTGCAAATCCTGTGAGCCTGCCATCTTTTAAATCAATTATAGATAAAATTACAATAGATTTTAATTTTAAAGATTTAATTACGGTAGATATAGGCAAAATTGCGCAGGAATTGGGGAATATAAAAGTCGCCAATACCATCCTTATCGGAGCATCTTCGCAATTTACTTATATACAGGAACAGACATGGCTTAATATTCTTAAGGAAAATGTGCCGGCTAACACAATAGATATAAATGAAAAGGCATTTTTGCTCGGACGTAAAATTTCAGCCTGA
- a CDS encoding methyl-accepting chemotaxis protein, which produces MKILSTSSYQNLVSQIDELRKKNEALSQDLSNKESETNSLRDNSKNQINELTSKIKKLESDMVSKDNLLNSCASDSDELAKIKETMHNILKSCQDGTGHTKNYIESLSEVYSSSFATLQKTYQDSVELYKLTLFTDEILNVIVSITDQINLLALNAAIEAARAGEAGRGFAVVADEVRKLSEKSSSSTKEISNVLFGIRKVSAKLNNTLRIDDKLNETLMKTIKNIEEELKKICQKN; this is translated from the coding sequence ATGAAAATATTATCAACAAGTTCTTATCAAAATTTAGTTTCGCAAATTGATGAACTTAGAAAAAAAAATGAAGCATTAAGTCAAGATTTATCTAATAAAGAGAGTGAAACAAATTCATTAAGAGACAATTCCAAAAATCAAATTAACGAATTAACTTCAAAAATAAAAAAATTAGAATCGGATATGGTTTCTAAAGATAATCTCTTAAATTCATGCGCATCTGATTCAGATGAACTGGCAAAAATAAAAGAAACTATGCATAATATTTTAAAATCATGTCAGGATGGAACCGGTCATACGAAAAATTATATAGAGTCGTTATCGGAAGTATATTCAAGCTCATTTGCAACGCTTCAAAAAACATATCAGGATTCGGTTGAACTATATAAATTAACTTTATTTACCGATGAAATATTAAACGTTATAGTTTCGATAACCGACCAGATTAATTTATTGGCTTTAAACGCAGCCATTGAAGCGGCAAGGGCAGGAGAGGCGGGAAGAGGTTTTGCAGTTGTTGCGGACGAAGTCAGAAAACTTTCCGAGAAATCTTCCAGTTCTACTAAAGAAATTTCAAATGTTCTATTCGGTATAAGAAAAGTCAGCGCCAAACTCAATAATACGCTGCGTATTGATGATAAGCTTAATGAAACGTTAATGAAAACTATTAAAAATATAGAAGAGGAACTGAAGAAGATTTGTCAAAAAAATTAA
- a CDS encoding MBL fold metallo-hydrolase yields the protein MITETLYEDDNHRFLYFGKDTDRPEYIIDTNQYLIVHDKVGCVLDPGGIEMFSAVSSSLAGEIRMSDVKYFFCSHQDPDVNSSLALWVSITEAKVIIDRIWSTFITHYGVQPSNMIMIEDNGMKFNMTKDYSFEIIPAHYLHSPGHLNLYDPISKILFTGDIGAGLMPKEDLKTKKGRNIFVNNFNDHIKYMEWFHQRFMGSMEAKKAWIERVSKLDIETIAPQHGLIFKGKDMVNNFLNWFDSLKVGLYSK from the coding sequence ATGATCACTGAAACATTATACGAAGATGATAATCACAGGTTTTTATATTTTGGCAAAGATACTGACAGACCGGAATATATAATTGATACAAATCAATATTTAATCGTTCATGATAAAGTCGGATGCGTGCTGGATCCGGGCGGAATAGAGATGTTTTCCGCCGTTTCTTCCTCTTTAGCCGGCGAAATAAGAATGTCAGATGTTAAATATTTTTTTTGTTCTCATCAGGACCCCGACGTTAATTCATCGTTAGCTTTATGGGTTTCTATTACTGAAGCCAAAGTAATTATTGACAGGATATGGTCGACATTTATAACGCATTACGGTGTTCAGCCGAGCAATATGATAATGATCGAGGATAACGGCATGAAATTTAACATGACCAAAGATTATTCTTTTGAAATTATTCCGGCCCATTATCTTCATTCCCCAGGTCATTTAAATCTTTACGATCCTATTTCAAAAATTTTATTTACGGGAGATATCGGCGCAGGATTAATGCCTAAGGAAGATTTAAAAACAAAAAAAGGCAGAAATATTTTCGTTAACAATTTTAACGACCATATAAAATATATGGAGTGGTTTCATCAAAGATTTATGGGTTCAATGGAAGCAAAAAAGGCATGGATAGAAAGGGTGTCAAAATTAGATATCGAGACTATCGCTCCTCAGCATGGTTTAATTTTTAAAGGCAAAGATATGGTTAATAATTTTTTAAACTGGTTCGACTCATTGAAAGTAGGTCTTTATTCCAAGTAA
- the rpe gene encoding ribulose-phosphate 3-epimerase → MKQIAPSILSGNLLNLSREIELIEEAGADLIHIDIMDGIFVPNITAGWNFVEAINEKTALPLDVHLMVDRPERYIEDFIKAGADILTIHQEACIHLNRTVERIRELEASPGVAINPSTPVAVLENILDYVDMVLIMSVNPGFSGQEFIYASLFKAEKLFRMINEIELETIIEIDGGIKVSNIAEASNSGCDIFVSGSGIFGTENYSETINEMKRRV, encoded by the coding sequence TTGAAACAGATTGCGCCGTCTATTCTTTCGGGTAATTTACTGAATTTATCAAGAGAAATAGAATTAATAGAAGAAGCAGGGGCTGATTTAATCCATATAGATATAATGGATGGTATTTTTGTGCCTAACATTACTGCAGGGTGGAATTTTGTTGAAGCTATAAATGAAAAAACTGCTCTGCCTTTGGACGTTCATCTAATGGTTGACAGGCCTGAAAGGTATATCGAGGATTTTATTAAAGCAGGAGCGGATATACTTACGATTCACCAGGAGGCTTGCATACACTTAAACAGAACAGTTGAACGGATAAGAGAATTAGAGGCAAGTCCGGGTGTTGCAATTAATCCTTCTACTCCTGTTGCAGTATTAGAAAATATTCTTGATTATGTAGACATGGTTTTAATAATGTCTGTTAATCCGGGTTTTAGCGGACAGGAATTTATTTATGCGTCTTTATTTAAAGCTGAAAAATTATTCAGAATGATAAATGAAATTGAACTTGAAACCATTATCGAGATAGACGGAGGAATTAAAGTTTCTAATATTGCAGAAGCTTCCAATTCTGGATGTGATATATTTGTGAGCGGGTCTGGTATATTTGGTACAGAAAATTATTCTGAAACAATAAATGAAATGAAAAGAAGAGTGTGA
- a CDS encoding ferritin — protein sequence MCAGYEDLDLTEETKNLEMARQSLIEEFQAINWYQERFELTGDDELKKILAHNRDEEKEHAAMLMEYIKKHDAVQADKFLHHD from the coding sequence ATGTGCGCAGGATATGAAGATTTAGACTTAACCGAGGAAACTAAAAATTTAGAAATGGCAAGGCAGTCTTTAATAGAGGAATTTCAGGCAATTAATTGGTATCAAGAAAGATTTGAGCTTACAGGCGATGATGAATTGAAAAAGATTTTGGCGCACAACAGAGACGAAGAAAAAGAACATGCAGCCATGTTAATGGAGTATATTAAAAAGCATGATGCCGTTCAGGCTGACAAATTTTTACATCATGATTAA
- a CDS encoding universal stress protein translates to MKTKLENEGIISSKKIIIGINLNFESSYVLTSAVSLFRESAAHFYIMHIIPVNTAGAFSFINSKERQIESDKKNVVNNIENIIKESGLYFLNYEIIVSRGIPHIEIINFSKKNAVDLIVIGTHQKIGFKELAFGSVSFSISKNSICPVMLIPLKNAVKLSQKELAEEAVPAVNIMPNSQLISKKN, encoded by the coding sequence ATGAAAACAAAATTAGAGAATGAAGGTATTATTTCTTCAAAAAAGATTATAATAGGCATAAATTTAAATTTTGAAAGTTCGTACGTGCTCACTTCCGCTGTTTCTTTGTTTAGAGAAAGCGCCGCTCATTTTTATATCATGCATATAATTCCCGTTAATACGGCGGGCGCTTTTTCTTTTATTAATTCTAAAGAGAGACAGATAGAATCTGACAAGAAAAATGTTGTTAATAATATTGAAAATATAATAAAAGAAAGCGGTTTATATTTTTTAAATTATGAAATTATAGTGTCCAGAGGAATACCTCATATTGAAATTATAAATTTTTCAAAAAAAAATGCCGTTGATTTGATTGTTATAGGCACTCATCAAAAAATCGGTTTTAAAGAACTTGCTTTCGGTTCTGTATCATTTTCAATATCAAAAAATTCAATATGTCCGGTCATGCTTATCCCGCTTAAAAATGCCGTAAAATTATCCCAGAAAGAGTTAGCCGAAGAAGCTGTGCCTGCAGTCAATATTATGCCTAACAGCCAGTTAATAAGCAAAAAAAACTGA
- a CDS encoding indolepyruvate ferredoxin oxidoreductase subunit alpha: protein MDLSFLKIFNDKLLLTGNEAVAFGCYNGKTSIAVGYPGTPSSEILPFLSKFKGIYVNWSINEKTALEIAIGASIGWKRSLFTTKHVGLNVASDPFMTLSLTGVRGGIVILTADDPNMHSSQNEQDNRYYAKFAKVPLLEPSDSQECYYFSKIAFDISEIFDTPVLVRTTTRISHSRSIIDLNNNTYNSIAFPERQKAMEATDSGNTKYTKNIEKFVMVPVYARKRHKTAIDRLKKLREFSNTSGLNKIEYSNLNYGIITSGVSYQYAKEIMPEASFLKLSFSYPLPDALINEFCSKVKNVVVIEELESFIENEISTLGIMLKGKDFFPQFGELTPDLVREGLIKNGFLEGRFQKNFAPERLSCENSDNSDNSDNNNYTNVNKNKDSAINNAIDIPPRLPALCSGCPHTSVFYALKKLRVPVMGDIGCYTLGALPPLSAMDSCISMGLAFGAAQGLYLSKSSDKKVAAVMGDSTFFHSGITSLIDAKYNDAIFTAIILDNSTTAMTGGQEHPGTGKNLNDAIIANKIDIKKIVEGIGITEIYDVDSYNYNSTYNTLKHALSTNTLNVIITNRPCVLYPKKLAPENQFKIDSAGCIGCDLCISIGCPSIVISDKITDKNKPVPTIDSSCTGCSICRDICVFGFIHN, encoded by the coding sequence ATGGATTTGTCTTTTTTAAAAATTTTTAACGACAAGTTATTGCTTACAGGCAACGAAGCTGTCGCTTTTGGATGTTATAATGGTAAAACGTCAATTGCGGTAGGTTATCCCGGAACGCCCAGTTCAGAAATTCTTCCTTTTTTATCAAAATTCAAAGGTATTTATGTAAACTGGTCTATCAATGAAAAAACCGCTCTTGAAATTGCTATAGGAGCGTCTATAGGCTGGAAAAGAAGTCTTTTTACTACTAAGCACGTCGGTTTAAATGTTGCGTCAGACCCTTTTATGACATTATCGCTCACAGGCGTCAGAGGCGGCATTGTAATATTAACCGCCGACGACCCTAACATGCATAGTTCGCAAAACGAGCAGGATAACAGGTATTACGCTAAATTCGCAAAAGTTCCGCTGCTTGAGCCTTCTGACAGTCAGGAATGTTATTATTTTTCAAAAATAGCTTTCGACATAAGCGAAATTTTTGATACTCCTGTTTTAGTCAGAACTACCACAAGAATATCGCACTCAAGAAGCATAATAGATTTAAATAATAATACATATAACTCTATCGCATTTCCAGAGCGCCAAAAAGCTATGGAAGCGACAGATAGCGGAAATACAAAATATACAAAAAATATAGAAAAATTTGTTATGGTGCCGGTGTATGCAAGAAAAAGACATAAAACAGCCATTGACAGACTTAAAAAATTAAGAGAATTTTCAAATACTTCAGGATTAAATAAAATTGAATATAGCAATTTAAATTACGGAATTATAACAAGCGGGGTATCGTATCAATATGCAAAGGAAATTATGCCTGAAGCATCTTTTCTGAAGCTCTCGTTTTCTTATCCGCTGCCTGATGCGCTAATTAATGAATTTTGCTCAAAAGTTAAAAATGTAGTAGTTATTGAAGAACTCGAGTCTTTTATTGAAAATGAAATCAGTACGCTCGGCATAATGCTCAAAGGCAAAGATTTTTTTCCACAATTTGGCGAACTGACTCCTGACCTTGTAAGAGAAGGACTTATAAAAAACGGTTTTTTAGAAGGACGGTTTCAAAAAAATTTTGCGCCTGAACGGCTATCCTGCGAAAATTCTGATAATTCTGATAATTCTGATAATAATAATTATACCAACGTCAATAAAAATAAAGACAGTGCAATAAATAACGCAATAGATATTCCGCCAAGGCTTCCGGCATTATGCAGCGGCTGTCCGCATACTTCGGTATTTTACGCTTTAAAAAAATTAAGAGTCCCTGTAATGGGCGATATAGGATGCTATACGCTTGGCGCTTTACCGCCGCTTAGCGCAATGGACAGCTGTATATCTATGGGACTGGCTTTCGGTGCTGCCCAAGGTTTGTATCTGTCAAAATCTTCCGATAAAAAAGTTGCAGCCGTTATGGGCGACTCTACTTTTTTTCATTCAGGTATAACTTCTCTAATAGATGCAAAATACAACGACGCAATATTTACCGCAATTATTTTAGATAATTCCACGACTGCTATGACCGGCGGACAGGAACATCCCGGAACCGGAAAAAACCTTAATGATGCTATTATAGCCAATAAAATTGATATAAAAAAAATAGTAGAAGGGATAGGTATTACCGAAATTTACGATGTCGATTCCTATAATTACAATTCTACGTATAATACCCTTAAACATGCTTTAAGCACAAACACTCTCAATGTAATTATAACAAACAGACCTTGCGTTTTATATCCAAAAAAATTAGCGCCGGAAAATCAATTTAAAATAGATTCTGCCGGATGCATCGGCTGTGACTTGTGTATTTCGATTGGATGCCCTTCTATTGTAATATCTGATAAAATAACAGACAAAAATAAACCGGTGCCGACAATTGACTCTTCCTGTACCGGATGTTCAATATGCAGAGATATTTGCGTCTTTGGATTTATACATAATTAA
- the htpX gene encoding zinc metalloprotease HtpX: protein MNYFKTFILMLLLTVLLIVAGGLLGGEAGMIIALIFAAVMNMGTYWFSDKMVLSMYHATPVTESEQPELYSIVRNLSQKGNLPMPKVYIVEEDTPNAFATGRNPKHAAVCVTSGIMKILNRDELSGVLGHELTHVKNRDILIGSVAATVAGAISMLAMMAEWGAMFSGFGGRGEDKDDNFIALIAMAIIAPLVAGLIQLAISRQREYAADKGGANLSGNPLSLASALNKLEAGNNAEPMPDSKMANITAHMFIVNPLRGGGFKKLFSTHPATEDRIARLKEMAKGL from the coding sequence ATGAATTATTTTAAAACTTTTATTTTAATGCTTTTATTGACCGTTCTCCTAATTGTTGCCGGCGGACTTCTCGGTGGCGAGGCTGGGATGATTATAGCTCTTATCTTTGCGGCGGTTATGAATATGGGCACATATTGGTTCAGCGATAAAATGGTATTATCCATGTATCATGCTACTCCGGTTACTGAAAGCGAGCAGCCCGAATTATACTCAATTGTAAGAAATTTATCGCAAAAAGGAAATCTGCCTATGCCAAAGGTCTATATTGTGGAGGAAGATACTCCAAATGCTTTTGCAACCGGAAGAAATCCTAAACATGCGGCGGTTTGCGTTACTTCTGGTATCATGAAAATTTTAAACAGAGATGAATTATCCGGAGTTTTAGGGCATGAACTAACGCACGTGAAAAATAGAGATATATTGATAGGTTCAGTTGCAGCAACTGTCGCTGGAGCAATAAGTATGCTGGCTATGATGGCTGAGTGGGGAGCAATGTTTTCAGGATTCGGCGGCAGAGGGGAAGATAAAGACGATAATTTTATAGCATTAATAGCTATGGCAATTATAGCTCCTTTAGTCGCAGGTTTAATTCAATTGGCAATCTCAAGGCAAAGAGAGTATGCTGCCGATAAGGGAGGAGCTAATTTAAGCGGAAACCCGCTTTCTCTTGCCAGCGCGCTAAATAAACTTGAGGCAGGGAATAATGCGGAACCCATGCCTGACAGCAAAATGGCGAATATTACGGCTCATATGTTTATTGTTAATCCGCTGAGAGGAGGAGGTTTTAAGAAACTTTTCAGCACTCATCCTGCGACTGAAGATAGAATCGCGAGGCTTAAAGAAATGGCAAAAGGTTTATAA
- a CDS encoding phenylacetate--CoA ligase has translation MNYFEEKLETMPSDDLNVLILERLNKTLKYVYKNVPFYKEQFDKAGVNIDLIRSTKDLKNIPFTLKSDLVNNYPFGLFSSNLDKIIRIHASSGTTAKPIIVSYTKKDIKVWADLMSRVFYACGLNKNDIAQNAFGYGLFTGGLGFHYGAENIGMTLVPMSSGFTERQFAMMNDLGVTVLFCTPSYALFLSEELPKYIKDTSKLKLKKGIFGAEPWSNELRLKIEGMLNIDAYDIYGLSELLGPGVAYECEYKNGLHINEDNFYPEIIDPKTGDVLPEGELGELVLTNLNQEAMPLIRYRTRDITSLNREKCKCGRTFVRMKKIKGRTDDMVIIKGVNVFPSQIESAVFSFDFLEPVYLIELYTDNLLDKINILVEAKSEIYNMGDKKLEEISAMLQYKIHELIGVKSKVTIVPPKTLERSQGKSKRVKDLRKKL, from the coding sequence ATAAACTATTTTGAAGAAAAATTAGAAACAATGCCTTCAGACGATCTAAATGTACTAATACTTGAAAGATTAAACAAAACATTAAAATATGTTTACAAAAACGTACCTTTTTATAAAGAACAATTTGATAAGGCAGGAGTTAATATAGATTTAATTAGAAGTACTAAAGATCTAAAAAATATCCCTTTTACTTTAAAAAGCGATCTTGTAAATAATTATCCATTCGGACTATTTTCGTCCAATTTAGATAAAATAATAAGAATACATGCTTCTTCAGGAACTACGGCAAAACCGATTATTGTATCTTATACTAAAAAAGATATAAAAGTATGGGCAGATTTAATGTCAAGGGTCTTTTACGCCTGCGGATTAAATAAAAACGATATTGCGCAAAATGCTTTCGGCTACGGTTTGTTTACCGGAGGACTCGGCTTTCATTACGGAGCCGAAAATATCGGAATGACGTTAGTGCCGATGTCAAGCGGATTTACCGAAAGACAATTTGCTATGATGAACGATCTCGGCGTTACAGTTTTATTTTGCACACCGTCATACGCACTTTTTTTATCCGAAGAACTCCCTAAATATATCAAAGATACCTCAAAGTTAAAATTAAAAAAAGGTATATTCGGCGCTGAACCGTGGTCTAATGAATTAAGACTGAAAATTGAAGGTATGCTTAATATTGACGCATATGATATCTATGGTTTAAGTGAACTTTTAGGTCCCGGTGTTGCCTATGAATGTGAATACAAAAACGGATTGCATATCAATGAAGACAATTTTTATCCTGAAATAATAGACCCCAAAACAGGCGACGTTCTTCCCGAAGGAGAGCTTGGAGAGTTGGTTCTGACAAACTTAAATCAGGAAGCTATGCCTTTAATAAGATACAGAACCCGCGATATTACGAGTCTAAACAGAGAAAAATGCAAATGCGGAAGAACTTTTGTAAGAATGAAAAAAATTAAAGGCAGAACGGACGATATGGTTATAATCAAAGGTGTAAATGTGTTTCCGTCGCAAATTGAATCAGCCGTGTTCAGTTTTGATTTTTTAGAGCCTGTTTACCTGATTGAACTGTATACGGACAATCTGTTGGATAAAATTAATATTCTTGTCGAAGCCAAATCTGAAATATACAATATGGGCGATAAAAAATTAGAAGAGATATCGGCTATGCTCCAGTATAAAATTCATGAACTTATCGGGGTAAAATCAAAAGTTACAATAGTTCCTCCAAAAACATTGGAAAGAAGCCAGGGAAAATCTAAAAGAGTCAAAGACCTGAGAAAAAAATTATAA
- the def gene encoding peptide deformylase encodes MKFFNILQYPDPKLRIKAQNVTKDELKSIEELAKDIAYTMYKAEGVGLAATQVGINKRIIAIDVGKKLDANCENFLKDRDILFLNKNLIIAINPEIIYREGKIIHEEGCLSIPGFNADIERSKNIKVRAVGLDGKEFITESEGILSIAFQHEIDHLDGVLFIDKASPLKRTLYNAKLKKLKFEEKAH; translated from the coding sequence ATGAAATTTTTTAATATTTTACAATATCCCGACCCGAAACTCAGGATAAAGGCTCAGAACGTAACCAAGGACGAACTCAAAAGCATAGAAGAACTGGCAAAAGATATAGCATATACGATGTATAAAGCTGAAGGGGTTGGTCTTGCAGCAACGCAGGTAGGAATAAACAAAAGGATAATTGCAATCGATGTCGGTAAAAAACTTGATGCAAATTGCGAAAATTTTTTAAAAGACAGAGATATTCTCTTTCTGAATAAAAATCTTATAATTGCAATTAATCCTGAAATAATATACAGAGAAGGTAAAATTATTCACGAAGAGGGATGCCTGTCTATACCGGGATTCAATGCAGATATTGAAAGATCTAAAAACATTAAAGTAAGAGCCGTAGGATTAGACGGAAAAGAATTTATTACAGAATCCGAAGGTATATTATCCATAGCTTTTCAACATGAAATTGACCATCTTGACGGCGTTCTTTTTATTGATAAAGCCTCTCCTCTTAAAAGAACATTGTATAACGCAAAACTTAAAAAATTAAAATTTGAAGAAAAAGCGCATTAG
- the scpB gene encoding SMC-Scp complex subunit ScpB, with the protein MTEYLSDINELQSAVEAIIFTSGEPVPYSKLFEILITKQFAEQQDPLIIKKKIKEAVGFIKIEFNEKRSHGIYLSENGGYLSFKTKAEHYMVISDFLAVKLQKFTKVQLETLAVIAYKQPVIRSEIEQIRGVDSSNVIRFLLDKNLIRIAGKKDVIGKPLMYKTTNFFLEMFNLKSLDELPAETDMNDLFALTNNQIS; encoded by the coding sequence ATGACAGAATATTTATCCGACATAAATGAACTTCAATCGGCGGTAGAAGCTATAATTTTTACGTCAGGAGAGCCGGTTCCCTATTCTAAGCTTTTTGAAATTTTAATAACAAAACAATTTGCCGAGCAGCAAGATCCTTTAATAATTAAAAAAAAGATTAAAGAGGCGGTAGGTTTTATTAAAATTGAATTTAACGAAAAAAGAAGTCACGGAATATATCTGTCTGAAAACGGCGGATATCTGAGTTTTAAAACTAAAGCAGAACATTATATGGTTATTTCTGATTTTTTGGCTGTAAAACTTCAAAAATTCACAAAAGTTCAGCTGGAAACTTTAGCCGTAATTGCATACAAACAGCCTGTTATACGAAGTGAAATAGAACAGATAAGAGGCGTTGATTCAAGCAATGTTATCAGATTTCTGCTGGATAAAAATCTAATAAGGATTGCAGGAAAAAAAGATGTAATAGGAAAACCGCTGATGTATAAAACGACTAACTTTTTTTTAGAGATGTTTAATCTTAAAAGTTTGGACGAACTTCCCGCCGAGACAGATATGAACGATTTGTTTGCGTTAACGAATAATCAAATAAGCTAA
- a CDS encoding sulfide:quinone reductase → MKKVLIIGGGFAGVEAAIQLKKFNFDVTMVSNRDYMYIYPISIWIPTGGLNFEDAKLSLNKLSAVHKFNFVMDEITKIDPKNNKVIGKNASYNFDYLVVAVGAGKAKPKGIENTYSICGIPEESLKIKQKMDELIKSKKGKISIGIGGNPKDPSAMRGGPAFELLFNFDNLLRKKGIRDNFELNIFAPMDTPGKRLGDKAYNMLNEFYENLKIKKYFGKKIKEFVKDGIIFEDDSKLNSDLTVFVPAGSIHEIFSSSELPLTEAGFIKIDDNLKAEGYENVYAIGDSANLAGPAFKAKQGHVAELMAKIAAYNINEKETGSNNYKGYEEHVHVLCVMDNGKGAAYVYRDAKKEKVIMLPVIGHMLKKFWGWYYKNSKLNKIPRFPGF, encoded by the coding sequence ATGAAAAAAGTTCTTATTATAGGCGGAGGTTTTGCCGGGGTTGAGGCAGCTATACAGCTTAAAAAATTTAATTTTGACGTAACTATGGTCAGCAACAGAGACTATATGTATATCTATCCTATTTCTATATGGATACCCACAGGCGGATTAAATTTTGAAGATGCTAAATTATCATTAAATAAATTAAGCGCCGTTCATAAGTTTAATTTTGTCATGGATGAAATTACAAAAATAGACCCTAAAAATAATAAAGTTATAGGGAAAAATGCTTCTTATAATTTTGATTATTTAGTTGTTGCCGTCGGAGCAGGAAAAGCTAAACCTAAAGGGATCGAAAATACATATTCAATTTGCGGGATTCCCGAAGAATCTCTCAAAATAAAACAGAAAATGGATGAATTAATTAAATCTAAAAAAGGGAAAATATCAATAGGCATAGGAGGAAATCCTAAAGACCCTTCCGCTATGAGAGGCGGCCCTGCTTTTGAACTCCTTTTTAATTTTGACAACCTATTAAGAAAAAAAGGAATTAGAGATAATTTTGAGTTAAATATTTTTGCTCCGATGGATACTCCGGGGAAAAGATTAGGTGACAAAGCTTATAATATGTTAAACGAATTTTATGAAAATCTTAAAATAAAAAAATATTTTGGAAAAAAGATAAAAGAATTTGTTAAAGACGGAATTATTTTTGAAGATGATTCTAAATTAAACAGCGACTTGACGGTTTTTGTGCCTGCAGGGAGCATTCATGAAATATTTTCATCATCGGAATTGCCGTTGACCGAAGCCGGTTTTATAAAAATTGACGATAATTTAAAAGCAGAAGGTTACGAAAATGTTTATGCTATTGGAGATTCTGCCAATCTAGCAGGGCCTGCGTTTAAAGCAAAGCAGGGGCATGTTGCAGAATTAATGGCTAAGATAGCTGCATATAATATAAATGAAAAAGAAACAGGCAGTAATAATTATAAAGGATATGAAGAACATGTCCATGTTCTCTGCGTTATGGATAACGGTAAAGGAGCGGCTTATGTTTATAGAGACGCTAAAAAAGAAAAAGTAATTATGCTGCCAGTAATAGGTCATATGCTTAAAAAATTCTGGGGATGGTATTATAAAAATTCAAAATTGAATAAAATTCCCAGATTTCCGGGTTTTTAA